In Kazachstania africana CBS 2517 chromosome 11, complete genome, the DNA window GAAAAAAAGCCCATGTCTAATGATTCGAAActgattcaaaatttgaatttaatggCACAAAAGGATGTACACGTTCGTAATTTGATGGACTTGGTGGCAACTCATAATGCTACTCCCGTTCAGATAGAAACTTTCAGGAAGATTATTGATATAGCAAAATCGATGCCCAGTGACTTAAAATCGCCTGGACCCTACATCCCCATTGTTTCAACAAGAGCTAGACAAGTCCTGAAAAAAACTGagacaaagaaagatgaagacACGAAAGCTTCTGCTTCTCCATCTTCAACTGCGCTTGACACTACAGGAGATAAAAATGATCCACTTACTATGGAAAAGGGAAACGTTACAGAAACCAATAACTCGAATACAACTACAGAGGAAAAAACTGATGAAATcagtaaaaataaaacggaagttgaagaagaaaatgaacaaattgaagaaaaaaatgattccATTAAAGAGTCAGAGGAAATAGAACCTTCAAAGTCATTTAAAGGCTCGGCGGATGGAGgcaaaaatgatattataaGTGGCAAAACGAACGATCCAGTAAAGAAAGAGGAGGAAAGTGAGATAAAGGTTCCAAAAAAagttaagaaaaaaattgatgatgaggaTAAATTAACAGGTTTCCAACAGAAGTACGTCGATGAATCGCAACTgattcttgaatttttggaaaataataatgcaaGATTTTACATGCCTAAGGATTCTATAATAGAATATGACgctgaaaatgaaaaatacgTAATATCTTGGGTTTTGATTCATAATAGAAAGgaaattgagaaatttctCAGAAAGCATACAAAAAGAGATAATAAGTTAACATTCAATgacattttattttatgaTGACTGTCCTACTCCCTTAATAAATCCAATGACCGTAACAATATTGGGTATACCGAAACGTTTCAATCAAATTGTACTAAATAGCGTGAATcccattgaaaaagtacAAGCAGTAATGAAAAGGTTACTAGAAATTAGTACGCGATTATCTGACTACTATTTATGGTACCAGTTAGACGGTTATGATGATGCCAAGCTAtcagaaaaattaagaattgaattaaatgaatatgAACAATCCTTAAGACCTAAGAAGCAGAAAAAGATTGTTATATAAGTTACATAGTCTATTTTTTCATACGGAATATTGTATTTTAATCCCAAATTTTGCGGGTATTTTgctgttattattttgggCATTATTACTATCATCGAATCCTTTAGAAATTAAAACGTCTCTACTAAATACCAATTCAGTACCTGCAGAGATGAGAAATTCTCTAAATTTTCCCTCccacaaaattttgagattcCTATCACGTAAAGATGTTGCGAACTTCCATACTTGAGTGAAATTCTCATTCCGAAATTTATTCTTGAATCGTTCGATGAtcgatttttctttatccaTCTTTTGTAATGATTCTGAGAAAGTGTCAGTCAAATCATTGAGTAGCCTTTCTTCATGAGGCGACAGGGACAGTACATCATTCTCAACAGTGCTATAGTGTCTTGTTGTAACCGGGCCAGCATCCGACGTATTAGATGTAGTGGTTTCAAATGTGGCCACATTCTCAAATGAGGATTCAAGATCAGGATCATTAATCTTGCTTCCTGACTTCCAAAATTCGCAAccaaatgataaattagaaTCTATCGAGAAGAGATTGAAATCGTACTTAGCGGATATGGTAGAATTAGACGTTGTCATTGCAGTGTAACTGGAAGAGATATGGCCAAAGAGAGGATTCCATGAAAATGTCAGAGTTAATGGCCTTCCAGTATTTGCCGAATTCGTACAGTATCGGAGTGTGGTAGAACATCCTGGCGTTAAAGTTGATAGGCCCAGCCATACCTCACCGCCTAGTgacattgaagaattattgTATAATGAATTGTTAAATTTCGATGGGGAACTGATAAAATTATGTAAAACTCTGTATCCACACAGCAGACCATTGGATGACACCACAAATTCTTGTAAATTCTGGCCTTTCGTCCTCTGCCAATTAAGTAGCATTATATTCATATCTGAATACATGTTACTTATGCATTTTACCACCAGTTGTGTGTTTAcattgaatcttttgatAATCATAGCTTCCAGAGTAGATTTTGGATAGTAGATGCGACCATAGTACAATGACTTTGGCTCAAAGGCATGTGTGATATCGTCCAATTGCCTCGAAAAGAAAGGCTGAATGTGTCTATAAGTCTCTGTAGCATCCTGTAGGAGCACTTGGGATGAGCTTTTAACAATCTTTTCGACGTTATCAGCGTCGGTATATAGATAAGTCAAAGAACCATTGATCTTATTATTTCTATCAATCTCCAATGTGCTGAAAGTGTTTGTCGTGGATCTATTCGAAGTCTGGAACTTAAATGTCTTTGGTATATGGAATTCCAACAGAGCTCTTGACGTAGATGTGATATTTTCATAGCTACTATCTCGATTCCAATTGGTACTTTTTTCGAATGCCCTCACAATATAATCCATATAATCTAGCATTGCACCGCAGTTCAATACGTATGGTCACAACCAGAACTGGTTCTTATCCTGTTACTATAGTTatgtttcaatattatcttgtatatcaaattgttgaaatgtTCTCGTATTGCGATCTTAAAGACAAAATTAAGATACTTTAAACGTAGTTGGTCAAAGTTCAAAAGGACGATTGGTGGAGTCTTGGAATCTACTTCTAGTGGTTACCTGCACATCTTTTGACGGTAGAAACATAGTAATCGGAGAGTCTCCCCTCACAAGTGTTAGTTTGAACAGATTTTAGAACTAGTTGGAAGGAGCAAATGACAAGTAAGGAAGATTTTGTTGAGAAGTCAGCTAGCAGCGATAATATAGGTAGCACACCTGATTCCAAAGAGATGAACACGCCGATAGGAGTGAACATTGAAGTAGAGATGACTGAAGAAAAGGGAAAAGAGCCTGAATTAGACATGGCAACACCGACAAAGCCTAGAAGGAGCGAATTTAGTACTGGCCTGTCAACTACTTCTACACCGAGGAAAAGATCAAGTAGTCGTACATCGAGTGGTAAGACCCATCGAAACTCATCGGATGTGTCTCCTGCATCGATGATATTtagaaatttattaattctGGAAGACGATTTAAGACGACAGGCAAGAGAACAAAAGCAACTGAGAAGGAAATACACTGCATTCCTGTCACTAATGGCAGGCCTTGCTGGATTCACCATATACGAGctgtttttcaatacaaGTGAATATGTCAAGGGGATCTACAGGTTTTTCCTGCAATTAACGCTAtgctttattattataacGATCTCACTATTCAATATTAGTGGACAATACAGGAGAACAATTATTATTCCaagaagatttttcaattcgaCAAATAAGGGCATCCGACAATTCAATGTTAGGCTGGTAAGAGTCAAATCTTCCTGGGATGAGATGTTTACAGATTTCGTAAGATTCATAAGTAACAAGACTGCGATGGTTAATGTTTGGTTCTTCAGTAAAGTGATCAAGTTGAgtgataataatactatAGTGAACTTTTGGAAAAGCGTGACAATACGATCACAACCGAGGATTGGTGCCACAGATGTGAagttgattttgaatcCCAGAGCTTTTAGCGCAGAGGTCAGAGAAGGCTGGGAAATTTACAGAGATGAATTCTGGGCAAGAGAGGGCACAAGAAGACGTAAGCAAGCCAAGGACGTGGATACCAAACTCAAGTCTGCATAAGATGAAGCCATCAAATCACATATTGTATCAAAATGAGACCAACCGGGTAACAACATCGCATTAATTGGGAGTAAGAGAAGGGGATTTGttgaatttaatgataaGGCTAAATCAAGGTTTCGATGACACAGGTGACAGCATATGTAAGTATATAATATACCGTGTACTTTTCAAGGTTAAAAAAGTTGCAAATTTAATTCAGTACTGATGTTGAAGCTTCTATTGAAGGGAGGGTCTTTTGGTAGATCCCGTAACGCTATATCTCCAGTATGGTGGTCATCACCTTCGaggattttgaagaaa includes these proteins:
- the SWC3 gene encoding Swc3p (similar to Saccharomyces cerevisiae SWC3 (YAL011W); ancestral locus Anc_7.102) — protein: MPAVLRSRSKQPEASPQPAAQVRRRKRRTTEDEEDIDLLEDSDTATNNRPFEMIGDLPSSVSIPNYNSALTHPLSVKDSSVLYNSLRISRNTWIKGEMFESYWKRPLITGVNNNNVPTIKDKMQRMCECTLLGGPHEFKVRLHILKDDAIEQKWQEEEDSKKKAVKERRKMELEAKKKRIEERKQKQLLKKQEKEKQKEAKLKAKLEQQKMKEEIKKFKEQQKLLKKSNANVVKTEISKTNEIATKVKKNISEKKPMSNDSKLIQNLNLMAQKDVHVRNLMDLVATHNATPVQIETFRKIIDIAKSMPSDLKSPGPYIPIVSTRARQVLKKTETKKDEDTKASASPSSTALDTTGDKNDPLTMEKGNVTETNNSNTTTEEKTDEISKNKTEVEEENEQIEEKNDSIKESEEIEPSKSFKGSADGGKNDIISGKTNDPVKKEEESEIKVPKKVKKKIDDEDKLTGFQQKYVDESQLILEFLENNNARFYMPKDSIIEYDAENEKYVISWVLIHNRKEIEKFLRKHTKRDNKLTFNDILFYDDCPTPLINPMTVTILGIPKRFNQIVLNSVNPIEKVQAVMKRLLEISTRLSDYYLWYQLDGYDDAKLSEKLRIELNEYEQSLRPKKQKKIVI
- the MDM10 gene encoding Mdm10p (similar to Saccharomyces cerevisiae MDM10 (YAL010C); ancestral locus Anc_7.103): MLDYMDYIVRAFEKSTNWNRDSSYENITSTSRALLEFHIPKTFKFQTSNRSTTNTFSTLEIDRNNKINGSLTYLYTDADNVEKIVKSSSQVLLQDATETYRHIQPFFSRQLDDITHAFEPKSLYYGRIYYPKSTLEAMIIKRFNVNTQLVVKCISNMYSDMNIMLLNWQRTKGQNLQEFVVSSNGLLCGYRVLHNFISSPSKFNNSLYNNSSMSLGGEVWLGLSTLTPGCSTTLRYCTNSANTGRPLTLTFSWNPLFGHISSSYTAMTTSNSTISAKYDFNLFSIDSNLSFGCEFWKSGSKINDPDLESSFENVATFETTTSNTSDAGPVTTRHYSTVENDVLSLSPHEERLLNDLTDTFSESLQKMDKEKSIIERFKNKFRNENFTQVWKFATSLRDRNLKILWEGKFREFLISAGTELVFSRDVLISKGFDDSNNAQNNNSKIPAKFGIKIQYSV
- the SPO7 gene encoding Nem1-Spo7 phosphatase regulatory subunit SPO7 (similar to Saccharomyces cerevisiae SPO7 (YAL009W); ancestral locus Anc_7.104), yielding MTSKEDFVEKSASSDNIGSTPDSKEMNTPIGVNIEVEMTEEKGKEPELDMATPTKPRRSEFSTGLSTTSTPRKRSSSRTSSGKTHRNSSDVSPASMIFRNLLILEDDLRRQAREQKQLRRKYTAFLSLMAGLAGFTIYELFFNTSEYVKGIYRFFLQLTLCFIIITISLFNISGQYRRTIIIPRRFFNSTNKGIRQFNVRLVRVKSSWDEMFTDFVRFISNKTAMVNVWFFSKVIKLSDNNTIVNFWKSVTIRSQPRIGATDVKLILNPRAFSAEVREGWEIYRDEFWAREGTRRRKQAKDVDTKLKSA